DNA sequence from the Sinorhizobium alkalisoli genome:
ACAGGTGATGCTGCAATCCTACTATGGGCGAGACGATCCCTCCGTCGGCGCCATAGTCAAGTACGACCAGCAGGTCCGCCAGGAAGTGAAGCGGCTCGGCAAAAGTCTAGCCGCTCTCGTGATCGGAGATGGCGGACAGGGGAGGGGGATAACCGAAGAGAGCCCTGTCGATGTGGCGGCAGAGAAGCCGCCGGACGATCGGCCTGCCGACGAGAGGGCATCGGTGCCGTCCTGGGACGTTTTCAGTTCGCGACGGAGATCTTCCGTCCTCGTGTTTCAGAACAGTCAAATGGAGCAGAGTGAATGACCTTCAGTTCCCGTATCCGTCCCGTAGCTGCATCCACTGTTATGGCAACGGCCATTGTGGTGATCATGGTCGAGCCCGCCTTCGCGCAAGCCGCCGGCATCGAGACCGTGCTGCAGAACATCGTTGACATGCTGACCGGCAACATCGCGAAGCTGCTGGCTGTGATCGCGATAATCGTGATCTGCATTGCCTGGATGTTCGGCTACATGGATCTGAGACGGGCAGGGTTCTGGATCATCGGCATAGGCGGCATTTTCGGTGCCACCGAACTCGTCAACACCATCGTCGGAAGCTGACACCATGGCGGACTCACGGCCGGCACTCGAGGAGGACACGCTATTCATCGCCTGCACCCGGCCGGCGATGATCGCCGGCGTGACGATGGAAGCCATGGGCATGAATATCATGCTGACGACCATTCTTTACATCGTCGCCGGCTCGGTCGCCTACGCGCTCGTCGGCGTCGTCTTTCATCTGGTGTTCCGCGCGCTCGTCAAACACGACCACAACATGTTTCGCATCCTGCTGGCCTGGGTGGAGACACGCGGCCGATCCCGCAACAGCGCCTATTGGGGCGGGGCGACGCTTAGCCCCCTGAAGCTCGCCCGCAAATACGATGAAAGGGACCTCGGATTTGCTTGAGCGTACCACAGTCAGATATCGCGAACTCGGTCCGGAGACCTTCATCCCCTGCGTTCGCCACGTCGACGACTCGACGATCGCGCTCGATTCCCGGGCGTTGATGGTGATGATCGCGCTCGAAGGCGTCTCCTTCGAGACCGCGGATGTTCTCGACCTGAATGCCCTCCATCGCGATCTCAATACCCTCTACCGCAACATCGCCGACGAGCGGCTTGCCTTGTGGACGCATCTGATCCGTCGTCGCGACAACAGTTATCCGGAAGGCACGTTCACCACACCGTTCTCGGCGGCGCTCAACGACAAGTACCGCACGCGAATGGTGGGCGAGGACCTGTTTCGCAACGACCTCTATCTGACGATCCTCTGGTCTCCGGCGCGCGATCCCGCCGACAAGGCGGCAAAGCTGCTGTCGCGCCTGCGTCGGGCCCGCCGGGCGGAGGCCGAACTCGACGAGGAAGCCTTGAAGCAGCTTCGCGACAAGATCGTGGACGTCACGGCGGCGTTGAAGCGCTTCGAGCCGCGCGTGTTGTCCCTTTACGAGCACGACGGCCTCATATTCTCGGAGCCGAGCGAAGTGCTTCATCAACTCGTCGGCGGACGACGCGAGCCGATCCCGCTGACTGAGGGCAGCATTGCCTCGGCGATCTACTCGGATCGTGTCATCGTCGGCCGCGAAACGATCGAAATCCGGCACGAGGCTGAAAGCCGCTTTGCGGGCGTGCTGAGTTTCAAGGAATATCCGGCCCGCACCAGGACCGGCATGCTCGATAGCGTGCTTACCAGTCCTTTCGAACTGATCCTGGCGCAATCCTTCTCCTTCGTCTCGAAGGCGGACGCCCGCGTCATCATGGGTCGAAAGCAGAACCAGATGGTCAGCAGCGGCGACAAGGCGGCCTCGCAGATCGAGGAGCTCGACGAAGCGATGGACGATCTGGAGTCCAACCGATTCGTGCTCGGCGAGCACCACCTGACGCTGTCCGTCTTTGCCCCCTCAGTGAAGGAACTGACCGACAATCTTGCCAAGGCCCGCGCCAGCCTGACGAGCGGCGGTGCCGTCGTCGCGCGCGAGGATCTCGGCCTTGAGGCGGCCTGGTGGGCGCAGTTGCCGGGTAACTTCCGCTACCGCGCCCGGTCCGGCGCGATCACGTCGCGGAACTTCGCCGCTCTATCACCCTTCCACTCCTATCCGGTTGGCCAGAAGGACGACAATGAATGGGGGCCAGCCGTCGCCCTGCTCAAGACCGCATCCGGGTCACCATACTACTTCAATTTCCACTACGGCGATCTCGGTAACACCTTTGTCTGCGGGCCGTCGGGCGCCGGCAAGACCGTGCTTCTCAATTTCATGTTGTCGCAGCTCGAGAAGCACGACCCTCATGTGGTGTTCTTCGACAAGGACAGGGGCGCCGATCTCTACGTGCGCGCCGCCGGTGGCACTTATCTGCCCCTTAAGAATGGCGTGCCGACCGGCTGCGCCCCCATGAGGGTCCTCGAACTCACGCCGGAGAACAAGGTGTTCCTGACTCGCTGGGTCGGCAAGCTTGTCGGCTCGGCGACGCGGGAACTGAGCGTGACCGAACTCCGTGACATAGCGTCCGCCATCGACGGCCTTGCCGATCTTCCGGTGGAGCGCCGGACGATTGGCGCGCTCAGGACCTATCTCGACAACACCGATCCCGAAGGCATTGCTGCGAGGCTGCGGCGGTGGGAGAGGGGAGGGCCTCTCGGCTGGGTCTTCGATAACGCCATTGAGGACATCGGCTTCGGTGAATTCGGCGTCGGCGGCAAGTTCGTCGGATACGACATGACTGACTTCCTCGATAACGAGGAAATTCGCTCACCGTTGATGGCCTATCTCTTCCATCGCGTCGAGCAACTGATCGACGGCCGCAGGATCATCATCGTCATCGACGAGTTCTGGAAGGCGCTCCAGGACGAAGGCTTCCGCGATCTCGCCCAGAACAAGCTGAAGACGATCCGCAAGCAGAACGGCCTGATGCTCTTCGCGACGCAGAGTCCGCGCGACGCGATCGTCTCGCCGATCGCCCACACCATCATCGAACAATGCCCGACGCAGATCTTTCTGCCGAACTCGCGCGGCGACCGCGGCGACTACGTCGATGGTTTCAAGCTCACCGAGCGCGAGTTTGAGCTGATCGCGCGCGAACTCTCCGTCGAGAGCCGACGGTTCGTGTTGAAGCAGGGCCACAACAGCGTCGTCGCCGAATTGAGCCTCAGCGGCTTCGATGACGAACTCGCCATCCTTTCCGGCCGGACCGCCAATGTCGAGCTAGCCGAGGCGATCCGCGCTGAGGTTGGCAACCGGCTTGAGGATTGGCTTCCCGTTTTCCAGCAAAGAAGGAGTGCGAGCTAATGGATTCCTATCGACTTCACGGCGCGGCGCTTGCGGCAGCGCTCATCGTTTCCGCTGGCACTGCGGCAGGGCAGGGGATTCCGGTGATCGACCAGACGGCGATCGGCAAGCACATAGAGACGATCGCTGAGCTGAAGTCGCAGCTCGACGCCCTCAATCAGCAGATTGAGCAAGCCCAGCAGCTCTATGGCTCGCTCAACAAACTGACCGAAATGGCGGATATCGCAGGCGTCCTCAACGATCCGGCCATCCGCAAGGCGCTGCCGGCAGACTTCAATGCCATCGAGGGATTGTTCACGGGCACTGACACCGGTCTCTTCGGGAACTCCGCCTCGAAGTTCCTCGA
Encoded proteins:
- a CDS encoding TrbC/VirB2 family protein; this translates as MTFSSRIRPVAASTVMATAIVVIMVEPAFAQAAGIETVLQNIVDMLTGNIAKLLAVIAIIVICIAWMFGYMDLRRAGFWIIGIGGIFGATELVNTIVGS
- a CDS encoding type IV secretion system protein VirB3; the encoded protein is MADSRPALEEDTLFIACTRPAMIAGVTMEAMGMNIMLTTILYIVAGSVAYALVGVVFHLVFRALVKHDHNMFRILLAWVETRGRSRNSAYWGGATLSPLKLARKYDERDLGFA
- a CDS encoding VirB4 family type IV secretion/conjugal transfer ATPase translates to MKGTSDLLERTTVRYRELGPETFIPCVRHVDDSTIALDSRALMVMIALEGVSFETADVLDLNALHRDLNTLYRNIADERLALWTHLIRRRDNSYPEGTFTTPFSAALNDKYRTRMVGEDLFRNDLYLTILWSPARDPADKAAKLLSRLRRARRAEAELDEEALKQLRDKIVDVTAALKRFEPRVLSLYEHDGLIFSEPSEVLHQLVGGRREPIPLTEGSIASAIYSDRVIVGRETIEIRHEAESRFAGVLSFKEYPARTRTGMLDSVLTSPFELILAQSFSFVSKADARVIMGRKQNQMVSSGDKAASQIEELDEAMDDLESNRFVLGEHHLTLSVFAPSVKELTDNLAKARASLTSGGAVVAREDLGLEAAWWAQLPGNFRYRARSGAITSRNFAALSPFHSYPVGQKDDNEWGPAVALLKTASGSPYYFNFHYGDLGNTFVCGPSGAGKTVLLNFMLSQLEKHDPHVVFFDKDRGADLYVRAAGGTYLPLKNGVPTGCAPMRVLELTPENKVFLTRWVGKLVGSATRELSVTELRDIASAIDGLADLPVERRTIGALRTYLDNTDPEGIAARLRRWERGGPLGWVFDNAIEDIGFGEFGVGGKFVGYDMTDFLDNEEIRSPLMAYLFHRVEQLIDGRRIIIVIDEFWKALQDEGFRDLAQNKLKTIRKQNGLMLFATQSPRDAIVSPIAHTIIEQCPTQIFLPNSRGDRGDYVDGFKLTEREFELIARELSVESRRFVLKQGHNSVVAELSLSGFDDELAILSGRTANVELAEAIRAEVGNRLEDWLPVFQQRRSAS